Proteins encoded by one window of Bradyrhizobium sp. B097:
- a CDS encoding HAMP domain-containing sensor histidine kinase yields MTEPADHYCLHSQLSWRLVALQAALLTGLVLTVLGALWASGFLLVNRDEDRVIDVVQSAVARNAQGELVLRPTDDLSKLRAEIPDLWFAVRDREGHTLSEGDVPADFARIGNALDHISQARLGYQMLEDSPGKPAARLKRVNTDAGNVQILTATQGRMTGTKALLVMAATCLGSTLPGLLLMACATFIATPMVVRRAFAGIESASDEARRIDFRQRGSRLSADHLPLEVAPLVSAVNDALKRLDDGYSRHQRFVADAAHELRTPIAILNTRLESLPPGPEKTRLLEDAARLATLAEQLLDIQRFDQCRNPFGRVDLVAIARSVAADLAPLAIAAGYELSLDTATDRVETLGDRAALERALTNLVQNAIQHGGRRGTITIHVGSAATIDVTDEGNGIPKDERTRIFDPFYRLAPLDRGAGLGLNMVREIARLHGGHVSVLDGPTGGASFRLTLPPAPFAS; encoded by the coding sequence ATGACCGAGCCCGCCGATCACTACTGCCTGCACTCGCAACTGAGCTGGCGCCTGGTTGCACTGCAGGCAGCCCTGCTGACCGGACTCGTGCTCACGGTGCTCGGCGCACTGTGGGCATCGGGCTTCCTGCTGGTCAACCGGGATGAAGATCGCGTCATCGACGTCGTGCAATCGGCCGTCGCGCGCAATGCGCAGGGCGAACTCGTGCTGCGTCCGACCGACGATCTCAGCAAGCTGCGCGCCGAGATTCCCGATCTCTGGTTCGCCGTGCGGGACCGCGAGGGGCACACGCTCTCCGAAGGCGACGTGCCGGCCGATTTCGCGCGCATCGGCAATGCCCTCGATCATATCAGCCAGGCGCGGCTCGGCTACCAGATGCTGGAGGACAGTCCCGGCAAGCCGGCGGCGCGGCTGAAACGCGTCAACACCGATGCCGGAAACGTCCAGATTCTCACCGCGACGCAAGGCCGGATGACCGGGACCAAGGCGCTGCTGGTGATGGCGGCGACGTGCCTGGGCTCTACCCTGCCCGGCTTGTTGCTGATGGCGTGCGCCACCTTCATCGCGACGCCGATGGTGGTGCGCCGCGCCTTCGCCGGCATCGAGTCCGCGTCCGACGAGGCCCGCCGGATCGATTTCCGCCAGCGCGGCAGCCGGCTGTCGGCCGACCATTTGCCGCTCGAAGTCGCGCCGCTGGTAAGCGCCGTCAACGATGCGCTGAAGCGGCTCGACGACGGCTATTCGCGCCATCAGCGCTTCGTCGCGGACGCCGCGCATGAATTGCGCACGCCGATCGCGATTCTCAACACACGGCTGGAGTCGCTGCCCCCGGGGCCAGAGAAAACCCGCCTGCTCGAGGATGCGGCACGGCTTGCGACGCTCGCCGAGCAGCTGCTCGACATCCAGCGTTTCGACCAGTGCCGCAATCCGTTCGGCCGCGTCGATCTCGTCGCGATCGCGCGCAGCGTCGCCGCCGACCTCGCGCCGCTCGCGATCGCGGCCGGTTACGAATTGTCACTCGATACCGCAACCGATCGGGTCGAGACGCTGGGCGACCGCGCCGCGCTCGAGCGCGCGCTGACCAATCTCGTGCAGAACGCCATCCAGCATGGCGGCCGCCGCGGCACCATCACCATCCATGTCGGCAGCGCCGCGACGATCGACGTCACCGATGAAGGCAACGGCATTCCGAAGGATGAGCGCACGCGGATCTTCGATCCGTTCTATCGGCTTGCGCCGCTCGATCGCGGCGCCGGCCTCGGACTCAACATGGTGCGCGAGATCGCAAGACTGCATGGCGGTCACGTCTCCGTGCTCGATGGCCCGACGGGCGGCGCGAGCTTCCGTCTCACATTACCGCCGGCACCGTTCGCATCGTGA
- a CDS encoding response regulator transcription factor translates to MRILLVEDEAEMAAALAQALKGYDMVVDHVPTLAEAEEAISADVHGAVLLDRQLPDGDGLTLIPKLRAKADGVPIIVLTARGDLADRITGLDSGADDYLAKPFAVEELLARLRAVLRRPAGVQFEIIKAGRMAFDCSHREASVNGRPLELPRRELLVLETLLRRMGRTVLRATLEEAVYNFEDEIQSNALDAHVSRLRRKLADSDAGVEIHSIRGVGYLLKQVS, encoded by the coding sequence ATGCGAATACTGCTGGTTGAAGACGAGGCCGAAATGGCGGCGGCGCTGGCGCAGGCGCTGAAGGGCTACGACATGGTCGTCGATCACGTGCCGACCCTTGCCGAGGCCGAGGAAGCGATTTCTGCCGACGTGCATGGCGCCGTCCTGCTCGACCGCCAGCTCCCCGACGGCGACGGCCTCACGCTGATCCCGAAGCTGCGCGCCAAGGCCGACGGCGTTCCGATCATCGTGCTGACCGCGCGCGGCGATCTCGCCGACCGCATCACCGGCCTCGACAGCGGCGCCGACGATTATCTGGCCAAGCCGTTCGCGGTCGAGGAGCTGTTGGCGCGGCTGCGCGCCGTGCTGCGCCGTCCCGCCGGCGTGCAGTTCGAGATCATCAAGGCCGGCCGGATGGCGTTCGATTGCAGCCATCGCGAGGCCAGCGTCAATGGCCGCCCGCTCGAGCTGCCGCGACGCGAGCTGCTGGTGCTGGAGACGCTGCTGCGCCGGATGGGCCGCACCGTGCTGCGCGCGACGCTCGAGGAAGCCGTCTACAATTTCGAGGACGAGATTCAGTCGAACGCGCTCGACGCTCACGTCTCGCGGCTGCGGCGCAAGCTCGCCGACTCCGATGCCGGCGTCGAAATCCACAGCATCCGGGGCGTTGGCTACCTGCTGAAGCAGGTATCATGA
- a CDS encoding NIPSNAP family protein, with product MIYETRVYRCLPGRLPALLKRFETITLKLWDKHGIKQAGFFTTLVGESNQELTYLLAWESLAEREKKWTAFQTDPEWITARAKTEEDGQIVLNIVNQLLVPTSFSAVK from the coding sequence ATGATCTACGAGACCCGCGTCTATCGCTGCCTGCCGGGCCGGCTGCCGGCGCTGCTGAAGCGCTTCGAGACCATCACGCTGAAGCTCTGGGACAAGCACGGCATCAAGCAGGCCGGCTTCTTCACGACGCTGGTCGGCGAATCCAACCAGGAACTGACCTATCTGCTGGCCTGGGAATCGCTCGCCGAGCGCGAGAAGAAATGGACCGCGTTCCAGACCGATCCGGAATGGATCACCGCGCGCGCCAAGACCGAAGAGGACGGCCAGATCGTTCTCAACATCGTCAACCAGCTGTTGGTGCCGACGTCGTTCTCGGCGGTCAAGTGA
- a CDS encoding alkene reductase — MALGTQRFLPVRVGRSTLANRLVMSPMTRSRAGLDGTPGDLAAEYYAQRASVGLIVTEGTQPSDDGQGYLATPGIYTAAHIAGWKKVTTAVHDKGGHIFIQLMHAGRMSHPDNTPHHRQGVAPSAIAPGAPMFTATGMKDIPVPRALSIEEIRQTVADFRHAARAAIEAGADGVEIHGANGYLIQQFLAPSANTRTDQYGGSIENRARFAIEVATAIAAEIGADRTAIRLSPGTTLGGIDEGAVSAALYRHLVAELDKLGLAYLHILHNGDDRLVADLRALWKRTLILNRPGHPAEQIGADLASGLADLEAYGRLVLANPDFVARLKTGAPMNDADHTTFFGGTARGYTDYPALAAAAMA, encoded by the coding sequence ATGGCACTCGGCACACAAAGATTTCTGCCCGTCCGTGTCGGACGCAGCACCCTGGCCAACCGGTTGGTCATGTCACCGATGACCCGAAGCCGCGCGGGACTCGATGGCACGCCCGGAGACCTCGCGGCCGAATATTACGCCCAGCGCGCCAGCGTCGGCCTGATCGTCACCGAAGGCACACAGCCCTCCGATGACGGCCAGGGCTATCTCGCCACGCCCGGCATCTACACGGCCGCACACATCGCCGGCTGGAAGAAGGTGACGACGGCGGTGCATGACAAGGGCGGCCACATCTTCATCCAGCTGATGCATGCGGGACGCATGTCGCACCCCGACAATACGCCGCATCATCGTCAGGGCGTTGCCCCGTCCGCCATCGCCCCGGGAGCGCCGATGTTCACGGCGACGGGGATGAAGGACATTCCGGTGCCGCGCGCGCTGTCGATCGAAGAGATCCGCCAGACGGTCGCCGATTTCCGTCACGCGGCGCGCGCCGCCATCGAGGCTGGTGCTGACGGCGTCGAGATCCATGGCGCGAATGGTTATCTCATCCAGCAGTTCCTCGCGCCAAGCGCCAACACGCGCACCGACCAATATGGCGGCTCGATCGAGAACCGCGCGCGCTTTGCGATTGAGGTCGCTACCGCAATTGCAGCGGAGATCGGTGCGGACAGGACGGCGATCCGTTTGTCGCCCGGCACAACGCTCGGCGGCATCGACGAGGGCGCGGTTAGCGCTGCCCTGTACCGTCACTTGGTCGCCGAACTCGACAAGCTTGGCCTTGCCTACCTTCACATCCTTCATAACGGCGACGACCGCCTGGTGGCCGACTTGCGCGCGCTGTGGAAGCGGACACTGATCCTGAACCGTCCCGGTCATCCGGCCGAGCAGATCGGCGCCGATCTCGCATCGGGCCTCGCAGATCTCGAAGCCTACGGACGGTTGGTCCTCGCCAACCCGGATTTCGTCGCGCGGCTGAAGACCGGCGCGCCGATGAACGACGCCGATCACACCACATTCTTCGGCGGCACGGCGCGCGGCTACACCGATTATCCGGCGCTTGCGGCCGCTGCGATGGCTTGA
- a CDS encoding PAAR domain-containing protein translates to MRISVVIGAVAALSAMSSLAHAQTSSQPGVVTGGAAGVTVNGKPAARSGDTTSNGGPLVEGVPNVLINGKPAVVMGDRTHCGGKTTSGSHGVFINGKPMVREGDQTSGCPQ, encoded by the coding sequence ATGCGCATCTCGGTTGTGATCGGAGCTGTGGCCGCCCTGTCGGCGATGTCGAGCCTGGCGCACGCCCAGACCAGCAGCCAGCCCGGGGTCGTCACCGGCGGCGCCGCCGGCGTCACCGTCAATGGCAAGCCGGCCGCGCGCAGCGGCGACACCACCAGCAATGGCGGCCCGCTCGTCGAAGGCGTGCCCAATGTCCTGATCAACGGCAAGCCGGCCGTGGTGATGGGCGATCGCACGCATTGCGGCGGCAAGACGACCTCCGGCAGCCACGGCGTCTTCATCAACGGCAAGCCGATGGTCCGCGAGGGCGATCAGACGTCGGGCTGCCCGCAATAG
- the kdsA gene encoding 3-deoxy-8-phosphooctulonate synthase, protein MTNQVSAPAAAPIVAVGSAKFGNALPISIIAGPCQLESRAHALEVASALKEIAARLKIGLVYKTSFDKANRTSASAARGIGLKQALPIFAEIRSSLGLPVLTDVHEPDQCAEAAQAVDVLQIPAFLCRQTDLLLAAAATGKVVNVKKGQFLAPWDMTNVVSKITGAGNANVLVTERGASFGYNTLVSDMRALPILSRTTGSPVIFDATHSVQQPGGKGTSSGGEREFVPVLARAAVAVGVAGVFIETHPDPDHAPSDGPNMVPLRDFESLVKRLMQFDALAKTAA, encoded by the coding sequence TTGACCAATCAGGTTTCCGCGCCAGCCGCCGCGCCGATCGTTGCCGTCGGATCGGCGAAATTCGGCAACGCCTTGCCGATCTCGATCATCGCCGGTCCCTGCCAGCTCGAGAGCCGCGCGCACGCGCTCGAAGTGGCGTCCGCGCTGAAGGAGATCGCGGCGAGGCTCAAGATCGGCCTGGTGTACAAGACCTCGTTCGACAAGGCGAACCGCACCAGCGCGTCGGCCGCGCGCGGCATCGGGCTGAAGCAGGCGCTGCCGATCTTCGCCGAGATCCGTTCTTCGCTCGGGCTGCCCGTGCTGACCGACGTGCATGAACCCGACCAGTGCGCTGAGGCGGCGCAGGCGGTCGACGTGCTGCAGATCCCGGCGTTCTTGTGCCGGCAGACGGATCTCCTGCTGGCTGCGGCCGCGACCGGCAAGGTCGTCAACGTCAAGAAGGGCCAGTTCCTGGCGCCGTGGGACATGACAAATGTGGTCAGCAAGATCACTGGCGCCGGCAATGCCAATGTGCTGGTCACCGAGCGCGGCGCGTCGTTCGGCTACAACACGCTGGTGTCAGACATGCGCGCGCTGCCGATCCTTTCGCGCACCACCGGCTCGCCTGTGATCTTCGACGCCACCCATTCGGTGCAGCAGCCGGGCGGCAAGGGGACTTCGTCGGGCGGCGAGCGCGAATTCGTGCCGGTGCTGGCGCGCGCCGCGGTCGCGGTCGGCGTTGCCGGCGTGTTCATCGAGACCCATCCCGATCCGGATCATGCGCCGTCCGACGGTCCCAACATGGTGCCGCTCCGCGACTTCGAATCCCTCGTCAAGCGGCTGATGCAGTTCGACGCGCTCGCCAAGACGGCAGCCTGA
- a CDS encoding MFS transporter, translating into MTATSGMPPALNVITLATFAASLSVRALDPVLPHVAEDFGVSIATAASFAAVFAFTFAAVQPAIGAAADLFGKARLMTICLGLLGVANILGALSTSFPMLFVTRILAGIGSGGVFPVALSLTSDLVGPDKRQLAIGRTLAGSMTGNLLGATASGLIGDFLGWRGVLAVLGGLVIIVALAVAAGFRGAALNRPPRTSLKALRHGYRTIFTNPNARICYSAVFIEGCCVLGLFPFIASFLFELGETSLSIAGIVIAGFAIGGLLYTLTVARLLPLIGVRGMMVVGATLVGIQLVGVAFGPLWKLQMAGLLVMGLGFYMIHGCLQVFASELSVEARATALSLHSFFFFMGQTVGPIAYGFGLQHAGKTATLVSAAAVMVVLGFICTRFLKQRRPADADLRPDVEP; encoded by the coding sequence ATGACCGCAACGAGCGGCATGCCGCCGGCCCTCAACGTCATCACGCTGGCGACCTTCGCGGCGAGCCTGTCGGTGCGCGCACTCGATCCGGTGCTGCCGCATGTCGCGGAGGATTTCGGCGTCAGCATCGCGACCGCGGCGAGCTTTGCCGCGGTGTTCGCCTTCACCTTTGCCGCAGTCCAGCCGGCGATCGGCGCCGCCGCCGATTTGTTCGGCAAGGCGCGGCTGATGACGATCTGCCTTGGGCTGCTCGGCGTCGCCAACATCCTCGGCGCGCTCTCGACCTCGTTTCCGATGCTGTTCGTGACCCGCATCCTCGCCGGCATCGGCTCGGGCGGGGTGTTTCCGGTGGCGCTCTCGCTGACCAGCGATCTCGTCGGTCCCGACAAGCGGCAGCTTGCGATCGGGCGAACGCTCGCGGGCTCGATGACCGGCAACCTGCTCGGCGCCACGGCCTCCGGTCTGATCGGCGATTTCCTCGGCTGGCGCGGTGTGCTCGCGGTGCTCGGCGGCCTCGTGATCATCGTTGCACTGGCGGTTGCGGCCGGCTTCCGCGGCGCTGCGTTGAACCGTCCGCCGCGCACCAGCCTCAAGGCGCTTCGCCACGGCTATCGCACCATCTTCACCAATCCGAACGCGCGGATCTGCTATTCGGCGGTCTTCATCGAAGGCTGCTGCGTGCTCGGGCTGTTTCCCTTCATCGCCTCGTTCCTGTTCGAGCTCGGCGAGACCTCGCTCTCGATCGCCGGCATCGTGATCGCCGGCTTTGCGATCGGCGGATTGCTCTACACGCTGACGGTGGCGCGCCTGCTGCCGTTGATCGGCGTGAGGGGCATGATGGTCGTCGGCGCAACGCTGGTCGGCATCCAGCTTGTCGGCGTCGCCTTCGGGCCGCTCTGGAAGCTGCAGATGGCGGGCCTCCTCGTGATGGGCCTCGGCTTCTACATGATCCATGGCTGCCTGCAGGTGTTCGCCAGCGAATTGTCGGTCGAGGCGCGCGCCACCGCGCTGTCGCTGCACTCGTTCTTCTTCTTCATGGGCCAGACCGTCGGCCCGATCGCCTATGGCTTCGGCCTGCAACATGCCGGCAAGACCGCGACGCTCGTCTCCGCTGCCGCCGTGATGGTCGTGCTCGGCTTCATCTGCACGAGATTCCTGAAGCAGCGGCGTCCGGCCGACGCCGACCTGCGCCCGGACGTCGAGCCCTAA
- a CDS encoding antibiotic biosynthesis monooxygenase, which yields MTAFNAVRFRVKPGRDQEFLDAHKTIGATWPGLLHASIIKTGDRSYCMIAEWQDMDACIAARPAMISTLNSFRDTLEDLGNGLGLTDPVAGPVVSSLK from the coding sequence GTGACCGCTTTCAATGCAGTGCGTTTTCGAGTGAAGCCGGGGCGCGATCAAGAGTTCCTGGACGCTCACAAGACAATTGGAGCAACCTGGCCGGGTTTATTGCATGCCAGCATCATCAAAACCGGTGACCGTTCCTACTGCATGATCGCCGAGTGGCAAGATATGGACGCGTGCATCGCGGCGCGGCCAGCCATGATTTCCACTCTGAATTCTTTTCGCGACACGCTCGAGGACCTCGGCAACGGTCTCGGCCTAACCGATCCGGTTGCGGGTCCGGTCGTCTCATCCCTGAAATAG
- a CDS encoding DUF1059 domain-containing protein, giving the protein MGRMFVDCREYPSEMNCTIAISADTQKELLEAAVQHAVAVHGHQDSPELRHELAKMIKTQ; this is encoded by the coding sequence TTGGGTAGAATGTTTGTGGATTGCCGAGAATACCCAAGTGAGATGAACTGCACGATCGCGATTTCAGCTGACACTCAAAAGGAGCTTCTGGAAGCAGCGGTACAACACGCTGTCGCGGTGCATGGCCATCAAGATAGTCCAGAATTGCGCCATGAATTGGCGAAGATGATAAAGACCCAGTAG
- the queF gene encoding preQ(1) synthase, whose translation MAKKSSKSTTSPGLQLGRAVEWPDAPEKAQLDRVPNPQAGTDYLVRFTVPEFTSICPVTGQPDFAHLVIDYVPGRWLLESKSLKLFAASFRNHGAFHEDCTVMIGRRISDEIKPKWLRIGGYWYPRGGIPIDVFFQTGRLPKGLWVPDQGVATYRGRG comes from the coding sequence ATGGCGAAGAAATCCAGCAAATCAACGACCTCCCCCGGCCTGCAACTCGGCCGTGCGGTGGAATGGCCCGACGCGCCGGAAAAGGCGCAGCTTGACCGCGTGCCCAATCCGCAGGCTGGTACCGATTATCTGGTACGCTTCACGGTGCCGGAATTCACCTCGATCTGCCCGGTGACGGGCCAACCGGATTTCGCGCATCTGGTGATCGACTATGTGCCGGGCCGCTGGCTCCTGGAATCCAAATCGCTGAAGCTGTTCGCCGCGAGCTTCCGCAACCACGGCGCATTCCATGAGGATTGCACGGTCATGATCGGCCGGCGGATATCAGACGAGATCAAGCCGAAATGGCTGCGCATCGGCGGCTACTGGTATCCGCGCGGCGGCATTCCGATCGACGTGTTCTTCCAGACCGGCCGGCTGCCGAAGGGCCTCTGGGTTCCCGATCAGGGCGTCGCGACTTATCGCGGGCGGGGTTAG
- the eno gene encoding phosphopyruvate hydratase — protein sequence MTDIVDIIGREILDSRGNPTVEVDVVLEDGSIGRAAVPSGASTGAHEAVELRDGDKSRYLGKGVEKAVAAVNGEIFEALSDQAVEEQVAIDQIMIELDGTPNKSRLGANAILGVSLACAKAAAESFDMPLYRYVGGTSARTLPVPMMNIINGGVHADNPIDFQEFMILPVGATSFAEALRCGSEIFHTLRGELKKAGHNTNVGDEGGFAPNLPSADAALEFVMNAIGKAGYKAGDDVVLGLDCASTEFFKEGAYVYGGENKTRSRSEQVKYLADLVSRYPIVTIEDGMSEDDMDGWKELTDAIGNKCQLVGDDLFVTNVTRLADGIKNGRGNSILVKVNQIGTLTETLAAIEMAYKAGYTAVMSHRSGETEDSTIADLAVATNCGQIKTGSLARSDRTAKYNQLLRIEQQLGTQAKYAGRAALKALA from the coding sequence ATGACTGACATCGTCGACATCATCGGCCGCGAAATCCTGGATAGCCGCGGCAACCCCACGGTCGAGGTCGATGTGGTGCTGGAGGATGGGTCGATCGGCCGTGCGGCGGTGCCGTCGGGCGCGTCCACCGGCGCCCATGAGGCGGTGGAACTGCGCGACGGCGACAAGTCGCGCTATCTCGGCAAGGGCGTGGAAAAGGCAGTTGCCGCCGTCAACGGCGAGATCTTCGAGGCGCTGAGCGACCAGGCCGTCGAGGAGCAGGTCGCGATCGACCAGATCATGATCGAGCTCGACGGCACGCCGAACAAGAGTCGGTTAGGGGCCAACGCCATCCTCGGCGTCTCGCTGGCCTGCGCCAAGGCCGCGGCCGAGTCCTTCGACATGCCGCTGTATCGTTATGTCGGCGGCACCTCGGCGCGGACGCTGCCCGTGCCGATGATGAACATCATCAATGGCGGCGTGCATGCCGACAACCCGATCGACTTCCAGGAATTCATGATCCTGCCGGTCGGCGCCACGTCATTTGCCGAAGCGCTGCGTTGCGGATCGGAGATCTTCCACACGCTGCGTGGCGAATTGAAGAAGGCCGGCCACAACACCAATGTCGGCGACGAGGGCGGTTTTGCGCCGAACCTGCCGTCGGCCGACGCCGCGCTCGAGTTCGTCATGAACGCAATCGGCAAGGCCGGCTACAAGGCGGGCGACGACGTCGTGCTCGGCCTCGACTGCGCCTCCACCGAATTCTTCAAGGAAGGCGCCTACGTCTATGGCGGAGAGAACAAGACCCGCTCGCGTTCGGAGCAGGTGAAGTATCTCGCGGACCTCGTCAGCCGCTATCCGATCGTCACCATCGAGGACGGCATGTCGGAAGACGACATGGACGGCTGGAAGGAATTGACGGACGCGATCGGCAACAAGTGCCAGCTGGTCGGCGACGATCTGTTCGTCACCAACGTCACGCGGCTTGCCGACGGCATCAAGAACGGCCGCGGCAATTCGATCCTGGTCAAGGTCAACCAGATCGGCACGCTGACCGAGACGCTTGCGGCGATCGAGATGGCCTACAAGGCCGGCTACACCGCGGTGATGTCGCATCGCTCCGGCGAGACAGAGGATTCCACGATTGCCGACCTCGCGGTCGCCACCAATTGCGGGCAGATCAAGACCGGCTCGCTGGCGCGTTCCGACCGCACCGCCAAGTACAACCAGCTGCTGCGCATCGAGCAGCAGCTCGGCACGCAGGCGAAATACGCGGGCAGGGCGGCCTTGAAGGCGCTGGCCTAG
- a CDS encoding zinc-binding dehydrogenase — protein sequence MSDGKSGLQLRSLLKKDGELELSLVNVPTPEPGPDEVVVRVEASPINPSDLGLLIGPANMAAAKVTGSKELPVVTARVPEAALPGLAARLDESMPVGNEGAGVVIRTGSSDAAKALMGRTVAMIGGAMYAQYRTLRVNECLPLPDGTTPAEGASCFVNPLTALGMTETMRREGHKALVHTAAASNLGQMLNKICLKDGIGLVNIVRNKEQADILHKIGAKHVVDSSAPDFMDKLTGALVETGATIAFDAIGGGKLAGQILVAMETAINKAAKVYSRYGSNVHKQVYVYGGLDTRDIELPRGFGMAWGIGGWLLFPFLMKIGPEAGNKLRQRVVAELKTTFASHYTKVVSLQETLQLDNIAVYGKRATGEKFLINPNKGA from the coding sequence ATGAGTGACGGCAAGAGCGGTCTGCAGCTGCGTTCGCTGCTCAAGAAGGATGGCGAACTGGAATTGTCGCTGGTCAATGTCCCGACCCCCGAGCCCGGTCCGGACGAGGTCGTGGTCCGGGTCGAGGCGTCCCCGATCAACCCGTCCGACCTCGGGCTCCTGATCGGCCCGGCCAACATGGCGGCGGCAAAGGTCACCGGCAGCAAGGAACTGCCTGTGGTGACCGCGCGCGTGCCGGAAGCGGCGTTGCCTGGCCTCGCTGCGCGGCTCGACGAGTCGATGCCGGTCGGCAATGAAGGTGCCGGCGTCGTGATCAGGACCGGCTCATCGGACGCGGCGAAAGCGTTGATGGGCCGCACCGTCGCGATGATCGGCGGTGCAATGTATGCGCAGTACCGCACGCTGCGCGTCAACGAATGCCTGCCGCTGCCCGACGGCACCACGCCGGCGGAAGGTGCGTCCTGCTTCGTCAATCCGCTGACCGCACTCGGCATGACCGAGACGATGCGGCGCGAGGGACACAAGGCGCTGGTGCACACGGCGGCGGCGTCTAACCTCGGCCAGATGCTGAACAAGATCTGCCTCAAGGACGGCATCGGTCTCGTCAACATCGTGCGCAACAAGGAGCAGGCCGACATCCTGCACAAGATCGGCGCCAAACATGTCGTCGATTCCAGCGCGCCCGATTTCATGGACAAGCTCACTGGCGCGCTGGTCGAGACCGGCGCGACCATCGCCTTCGATGCGATCGGCGGCGGCAAGCTCGCCGGCCAGATCCTGGTCGCGATGGAAACCGCGATCAACAAGGCCGCCAAGGTCTACAGCCGCTACGGCTCGAATGTGCACAAGCAGGTCTATGTCTATGGCGGCCTCGATACCCGCGACATCGAACTGCCGCGCGGCTTCGGCATGGCCTGGGGCATCGGCGGCTGGCTGCTGTTCCCGTTCCTGATGAAGATCGGTCCGGAGGCCGGCAACAAGCTGCGCCAGCGCGTGGTGGCCGAGTTGAAGACGACTTTCGCCAGCCACTACACCAAGGTGGTGTCGCTGCAGGAGACCCTGCAGCTCGACAACATCGCGGTCTACGGCAAGCGCGCCACCGGCGAGAAATTCCTGATCAACCCGAACAAGGGCGCGTAA
- a CDS encoding D-alanine--D-alanine ligase family protein produces the protein MAERKTRVAILFGGRSAEHDVSRASAANVLRSLDPDRYDATAIGITRDGRWIVTDAGNGAGTGSGALTIPDQGPQLALLPGGQGRVVVLQGPAAGPAELPAFDVVFPVLHGPNGEDGTVQGALELSDVAYVGSRVMGSAAGMDKDVAKRLMRDAGLPIVPFVAMSSAAPISYDDAVSALGSQEVFVKPANMGSSVGVSRARTAEEFEAGCRLAFRFDTKILAERGVAPIREVECSVLEDAEGRVRASQLGEIVPSDKHGFYSYDAKYLDADGALLQVPANVPAAVAETIRELAIKTFGVLGCEGMARIDFFLHGEQAFVNEANTLPGFTNISMYPRLWEASGLPQSELMDVLIGHALERHQRSRKLAFERE, from the coding sequence ATGGCAGAGCGCAAGACACGGGTTGCAATCCTGTTCGGTGGCCGTTCCGCCGAGCACGACGTCTCGCGGGCGTCGGCCGCAAACGTGCTTCGCTCGCTCGACCCGGATCGCTATGACGCCACGGCGATCGGCATCACCCGCGATGGCCGCTGGATCGTCACCGATGCGGGAAACGGCGCCGGCACCGGGAGCGGCGCGCTGACCATTCCGGACCAGGGACCGCAACTCGCTCTGCTGCCGGGCGGACAGGGCCGCGTCGTGGTGCTTCAGGGACCGGCGGCGGGACCGGCGGAATTGCCGGCATTCGATGTCGTCTTCCCGGTCCTGCATGGACCGAACGGCGAGGATGGCACGGTGCAGGGCGCGCTGGAATTGTCGGATGTCGCCTATGTCGGCTCGCGCGTGATGGGCTCGGCGGCCGGCATGGACAAGGACGTCGCCAAGCGCCTGATGCGCGACGCGGGGTTGCCGATCGTCCCCTTTGTCGCGATGTCGAGCGCGGCTCCCATCAGCTATGACGACGCCGTCAGCGCCCTCGGATCGCAGGAGGTCTTCGTCAAGCCCGCCAACATGGGATCATCGGTCGGCGTGTCGAGGGCGCGCACCGCGGAAGAGTTCGAGGCCGGCTGCAGACTGGCGTTCCGCTTCGACACCAAGATCCTGGCCGAGCGCGGTGTCGCGCCGATCCGCGAGGTCGAGTGCTCCGTGCTCGAGGATGCCGAGGGCCGCGTCCGCGCCTCCCAGCTCGGCGAGATCGTTCCGTCCGACAAGCACGGCTTCTATTCCTACGACGCGAAGTATCTCGATGCGGACGGCGCGCTGCTGCAGGTGCCGGCCAACGTGCCGGCTGCCGTTGCCGAAACCATCAGGGAGCTCGCCATCAAGACGTTCGGCGTGCTCGGCTGCGAAGGCATGGCGCGGATCGACTTCTTCCTGCACGGCGAGCAGGCCTTCGTGAACGAGGCGAACACCCTGCCCGGCTTCACCAACATCAGCATGTATCCGCGGCTGTGGGAGGCCAGCGGCCTGCCGCAATCCGAGCTGATGGATGTCCTGATCGGCCACGCCCTGGAGCGCCACCAACGCTCCAGGAAGCTGGCATTCGAGCGCGAGTAA